Genomic window (Ictalurus punctatus breed USDA103 chromosome 16, Coco_2.0, whole genome shotgun sequence):
GCCCTGAAGAGTGCTGAATTCTCTCCAGAAGGTCTACACTGCTAccaacacccccccacccccaccccccttatCTGTATGTCAAATATCCTCATTTTCCAGGCAGGACTGTCCTTTATATGACTATATTACTAGTCATTTTTGAATTCAGTGATTTTTGCCAATATTTCCAGGAGCATAGTGGTGGGGTTGACATTTgagttaattaaaaaacaaacaaacaaaaatctttCTATCTAGACCACACCTACTTCTGGTTCAAATTtggatacagatacagatgtgAATATTTGGAGACTAAACCGATACAGATACTTGCATTGCGTAACACCTCTCATATAGATGTGACATTTTAGGCATGAGCATCTGTCAGACAACTAGAATACACATTTTGTTTAACATATTTGCCTACCATGATATTACGTATTAATCTAATAGGCTACAGGTGGTAATATCTGTACATCAATAGCTTGATTAATCCCACTCTTTGCTGATAGAAATGTTCCTATTGCATAGACGCAGTGCTTAGGTGCTCCTGTAATGGTATTGTGTTGGAATAAAAATGTTTCCTTACTGATCTAGGAATGACCGTTCATTGAGACGATGCGATAGCAACTCCTGGCTCCCTCTGGTGGCTGATTTTGTCAGCACATTctgtctctttcctctctcaggCCCTGTTATTCACCTCAACACTGACTTTATGGACAACAGACGAATCCCTGTCGATGGGCAAGGTTACAGCTTcactctttcagtctctctctctctctctttaattattCACGCCTCTTTTCCGAAGGTTGGGAATTCTGGGCAGATGGATTTTGCTTTTCTTTATAATTTCTCCTCTAGGTTTTAGAGTCTGCTTGGAATCAGCAGCACCTTTTCTTGTACTTTGCCAAACTTCAGATTAACTTTTCAGGACCATCATGCAATCGTCCCAGAGAGCAATGTTAAGCCCCCTCAACGTTAATCAGCCTTGTcttgtgtataaaatatttgaAGGCATGTCATTTGTGGCACAGATTGTTATGCATGTATAGGTCAGTCATTGGCAGtgataacattttattattgtgCCCAGCTCTTTTCTACTAGGCTCTGGGAAAATAGGATGATTCTCATTTGTAGAATCATATGGCTTTTACTTGCTTTCCCCccatttttttatattacataaCGATCAGATATTATCGTATAGTCTTATACAAAATGTACAGATTTATAGTATTTTATGCTGCATGTAATAAGTTCATTTTCAAATTAATTTCTGTATTTTCAgcttaatataaataataagtgGGCTGTTTAATATGTGCTTGATTTCCATGGTTAGAAATATCTTCTCACAAAAAAAGTGTTTAGGCAAAAGTCACAAGTTCAGGGCATTATAGTTCAATTAAGTACTGTAAGAAACAATGCTGTTTAGGGTTATATCGATGTGGCAGTCATATTACCAAGATTTAGTTTGGAGTAAGTATACAAATGCTACAATCTTAATAcacaataatgtacagtaatgAGATTATCAGAGTAGTATGAGTAACTCCAAGGAACACATCTTGTTAgactagcacacacacacacagttgtcaCTATAATACATCATTAAGCTGTGAGATAACGGTGTTCAGGGAGTTATTACGATGTGATCATTGAAATCTTCAGGTTTACCTGTTTACCATGTTTAACTTAAACCTGCATTCATTTTTTCATAGTCGTACATCTTCTCTTCATGAccatttttccttccttcttctccctgTTCCTCTTCTTttatatcatcatcatcctctcaCACATCCATAACCTTCCCATGCCCTTCATATCACTCATGGAACCATGTTACATATGTAAAAATGTAACCATGAATCCAACCCCCTTCATCATCTAAACCACACCATCACTTCCTTGCTCCGATTCCCTGTTATGAACTCCAAATGCCCATCCACACCCTTTACCTGACCCCCTCACTAATTGCCCCCTCCAGACCTGCGAATGAAGTGCAGGGGAGTTAGCATTGGCCCAAGCCACTCTGCTGCCATCCGGATAGCCAGCCAATCAGACGACTTCCCCGGTATCCCAGGTACCCCGGGATTCTTCCATCATTGTGATCTCTGGCAAGCCATCACTCTGTCATTCACTCTCACTTGCACCCTTCTCGTCTTTCACCTACCGACATTCTGTAGCGCTTTCTCTCTGCTGCAGTGGTGGCTAAATTTAAATAGGACTACTTAAGCTTCTGTCTTTTTATTGGGTTAAAGATTGGGATAAAGGTTTGTGAGACTGATCTGAGCTTAGAGATAAGTTGTAGGCCGAAATTTGAGACTCTGCTTCAGCATTGCTTTGCGTCTTTGCATAATAGGATCCAGCATGCACCACAGCAACAGTTCATCCGTGATGGCAGAGGAGGCCACGAGAGGCGTCGCTGTGGAGAAGTTTGACATGGTGAAGAAATGGGGACTGAACACTTATAAGGTATGAGCTGTTCTTAAGCCAATCATTAGATAAATGAttataaaatgcaaatacacTGAGGAAAGTTAAATTTTAGTTGGAAGTAAAAGTGTGTGTTAATCCAGTGGTTTCTATGTCCGTTATGCTCTAACAGTATTCAGTATAAGGTGAACAAAGTGCACTAGAGTGGCAATAAAAAGTATCATGTCCTGAGTTATCTATCATGCACTGAGTTATGACTAGACAAAATAAACAGTCATGACGAATTTGGACAAGGAAAGCGATGCCTTCACTTTGTAGGGGTGAGAGTGTGATTATTATTTAGTCATTCATTCTTTGCCACTGTGATGAGTGTGAAAAGAGACTGGGAGTggaacagtttaaaaaaaaaaaaaaaaaaaaaaaaataaggaccATACCCCAAGATATTATTTTTGGTATGTGCTTAAAATTTTTCCTTTTCAATGAAGCACATTTGATTACATTGCAGTGACAGAGCCTGAAACGGGTCAACACTTTCTAAACTGAAAAGAGTCTCTTCTAGTCAGTttaagtaacaaaaaaaaagttttgcttCACTACTGTGAGTCACATGAGGTCCTTACAAGTTCATTTCATAGCTTGATCCTTTTACTATAAGTGGACTAATCATTTGAGAAAAAACAGAAGCATTTcatagaagacaaaaaaaaaatgtttattagcGTTATCCAGTTAACCACTTTATCTGATATTGGCACTGGATATTCTTTATTCTCTGGGTTTTTgtgttcaaatcctgcctctgccctgtgtgcgcagagttttagggcagtggttaagacagtgggttactgatcagaaggtcactagttcaaatcccagcactatcAACCTGCCActgcaagacccttaaccctcaactgctcagtcactctggataagagtcaaatactgtaaatataggTAGGAATTAATTATTTTGGGAACTTTACAAAGCTTACTGTGTCATCTGTGTAATTTCTTAGAAAAAAGGACTTTGTCAGATCAAAGAATCTGTTACAAGTAAATGCACTTAATGCTTACATACTGTTACTCaagcatgcacaaacacacacacactcgataAAGTGAAACCAATCCTCAAGTGTTTGTCATAGGTTAATTTCATTTTGATGCATGTTATGATTGAATGGCAGTCTGCCGTATCCTGGGGAACAAATTATCTGCTCGAACCTTTTGATAAGTTTCTCTGGAAATGATATCTGCCCGTATATTCTGGGAATAGATGCATTGAATTAGGCAACAAGGTATTACATGGTGCATTTCAttaaatggttttttttttttttttttttttttttttttaataaattcttTCCAAATACACATGCTGTAGAAATAGTGTCTTCCTGAGAAGTTCATGTTAGTACTAGTAGTCTGACTCATTTTGAGTGGCACCAGTACCGTGGCGGGACTTGTGTTACCACAAGTGTTAACTCTTTTGACAACTGACGAGTTCTTAGTAAGAACAGGGGTAGAAAAACTACTGAGAAATGATCCTTAAGTGGAagtataaataaagtgaatCCTACTTAATTAAAAGTCAAAAAAGCTACTTTTTAAATGTACCTAAAAGTACTTTGAAGGTCTAAATATAATAACGTAAGGAGTATGTAAGTATTCTATTTATCAAGAGTAAAAGTATACAATTTCAGCAATACTCAAAGCAAAAATATGGccaaaataatacttaagtGTAGTAATAAAGTACAGTTACTTAAGTATTTTCCATGTCTAAATAAAAGTAGTATATGATGACATTTGAGAACTCAACTTTTAGAGGGAATCTTGTGATCCATCTGATCTGTCTAATTCCCCATCACTTTCTAAGGTGGATCAGGTGGGTTGGAAGCAGGGTAAATTTGAAACCATGCAGGGCTGAGGATGTACAGAGCTGCTGCTGTGAATATGCTGGAAAACATAATCCTCCTCAAAAACATGCTACAGAAAAACATCACAAACATGTCCCCTATTTTACAGCTACAGGGGTGCttgaagtttgtgaaccctttagtgTATTTATGTAGAAAACTCTAAAACAGTTATTTTCAGAATTGATTAAACggtcaatatttttttccacgaTTAATCGGCCAATTATTttttgattaattgattaatcggatggggtaaaaccaaactttcagtacctttttttaaatttttatttatttatttatttatttatttatttagtgcttattttaaaaaaaacaaaaaaaaactgagtgTAACagatataaacttcagactaaaactttacattaagTCAAACTACACACTGAAATCAGTTCAGTACAAGATGGAAGTGACATTTATGGACAACTAAACTTTTTTGCATTTCAGTGAGGGAAGCTTTGCTGCAAAATAAATGCGTTCTAATGTGTAGATTGTTCTAAGTAAGTCCATAATACTGTTAGTCATCTGAAGGCAAATGGTTAACGCTACGCAGCAGCAGGTCTGTGGGCTGGAACAGATTATTCATCTGATATCTGTGTTTTGCAGAAATGaagattttatttctgtaaagctgctttgagacaatgtctattgtaaaaagcgctatacaaataaaattgaattgaattgaatttagaATCTGgaatgttccaatattttccttatttttcCTGGTCTCACTTGAGAACTGCTTTTGACTCTAGTCTGTCCCCGTTGCTGTCTGTCCCCTTCCAGTGCACTAAACAGATGATCTCGGAGCGATTCGGCCGTGGCTCTCGCACTGTCGATCTGGAGCTGGAGGCTCAGATTGAGGTTCTGCGAGACACCAAGCGCAAGTATGAGAATGTGCTGCGCCTGGCACGTGCACTCACTAATCACTTCTACAGCATGGTGCAGACGCAGCACGCACTCGGAGACACGTTCGCTGACCTCAGCCAGAAATCTCCTGAACTGCGGGTGAGCTGCGTTCACTACTAGCAGACTACATCACTACTGACTCGTCACGTGATCATTTAGATATGCAGTATTGTATGGAATTTTGATTGCTATTAAGATCAGTCACCTCAGAATTGAATTCTGATTTATAATGACAACATTGTTTTTCCTGGTGATTCTATTCTCAGTATAGATTGTGAAAATTTGTGATTAACATAAATTATATTGTGGAGGTTATTTGGGGGGAAAACAGTGTTCGATCGTTGTGTTTCTCTGCTTCTAGGACGAATTTGGGTACAATGCAGAAACTCAAAAATTGCTGTGTAAGAACGGTGAGACCCTGCTGGGTGCCATCAACTTTTTCGTCTCCAGCATCAACACACTCGTCAACAAGACCATGGAGGACACACTCATGACCATCAAGATGTATGAGAATGCAAGGTACAATACTGTTGTAAAAAACGTTGCTAGTGTAGCTGTGAAACACTATAtactaataatatttttgtaaatctgtGCAATTAATTAATCTGCTACTGTTGTAAATTTGCTATCTCGTAATTTTATCATAcacaaaagttatcaaacaCACTGAAGAACATGGCATTGTTGACCATAATATCTTATTTTTGGTTAAGCCACCCTGCAgtgctgaattttttttcttttttctttctttttcaagctTAGTGGTTCCTGTCCTCGCAGccactctctctttcagcttATAAATACATGATAAATACTGTCACTAAGAAATTTTATAGGAAAGTTGTTCTCAAAATTATCTTACTAAGAAAGAAGAATTGgagcatttttttcttttgtttttgtgttgtatacACAAGGATATGCAAAGACACGTCTCTGTACGTTTTCCCTTTTAATGTTCTCTATCCACTATACACCATGAGAATTTCCAACCATAACACCCCTACTCTGTGCTAAAAtatgtcgttctttaataaataatacaatcccggttccaaaaaagttgggacactgtgcgAAATGGAAATCAAAACAGactgcaatgatttgcaaatctcataaacccagatgttattcacaatagaacataaaaataaaaaatttcaaatgtttaaaatgaggaaatgtaccattttaagaaaaaaataaggtaattgtGGTAAtttcatggccacaacacgtctcaaaaaagttgggatgggctaacaaaaggctggaaaaataagtgttacttcatttctctctctcctctcttctgcGCTCCTTTtgtgtctgatttattttttttgtgtggggTCCTCTCATGCAGGTTGGAGTTTGACGCTTACAGAGCCGATCTGGAAGAACTGAACATGGGACCTCGGGACGCCATGACCATAGCGCGTATCGATACGGCGCAGGAGCAGTTTCAGATCCACAAGGACAAATATGAGCGACTGCGCAATGACGTTTCCATCAAGCTCAAGTTCTTGGAGGAAAACAAGGTGTTCAAAACTCCTCATTATATTTTACAAGTACTGAAAACTGTATGCTActtacatttacaattacatttattcatttaacagatacttttttccaaagcaacttacaaatgaggaaatacaagtaaAATACTTACCGGGATCAGAACAGAAGTCTGTTACCCTGAACTGTACTTTTCAACAGAAACCAATGCAGTTTTGTCTGATatttccattattttttttttagtaatgtaATAAGTAATTTGCTAAGAGCAGGAGCAAACTTCATAGCATCACACCAGTTTGAAAGTATTGAAGCAGATGGTGTGTGCACTGAATATTCACTTAAAGGAGTTTCCAAACAGCTAAATACTTacagttttaaataatgtgttctTGAATAAAGCAGTATAACCTGAGTCAGTATTAAAACTTGGCATTAGTTGTTTGATGcctgatgaaataaaaacatggccAGTGTTTCAGAAGCATTGCAAAGTTAAGATGACTTGGGCTGGTAGAGAGTGTTCAGTGGTATGCTCACTCTACCAGTTAAAGTCTAGTTCACACTGCACAGAGATACCGTCTCTCCGGGTTTTGTCGGATTAGCGTGTTAACCCTGTCGGCATCTGTTGGTGTTGGTCGGCGTTTGTTTTCACCGACTGAACATGTTTAATCAGCGTTTGTCGGTCAAGGAATGTCTGAGCAGTGTGGTatgattttccaacaaactcTGACATAATCTGATCTGGACAGGAGCCGTTGCAATGACAATGAAGCAAGCATCCCTGAAAACTCCATGCAAACAAAAGCCAGCGCTCTCGGTGCTAGGCATGTTAAATCATCATTGTGGGTAAAGTGGTAGATTTCTGGACGAGTCCGAAAGAAGAGGATAGATGATGTATCGATGTGttatttacagtgcatccggaaagtattcacagcacttcactttttcccacaatttgttatgttacagccttattccaaaatggattaaacatttctgcagcgttgaaggtcccaatgagcacaggggcatccatcatccgtaaatggaagaagtttggaaccaccaggactcttcctagagctggccgcccgaccaaactgagcgatcagggagaagggccttagtcagggaggtcaccaaaaacccgatggtcactctgacagagctccagcgtgtctctggggagagaggagaaccttccagaagaacaaccatctctgcagcgtGCCACCAATTAGGCctgtagggctgcacaattaatctgATATCGATTGCGATGATGATTTTGACTGCCCCccattaaatgaacatgatcgactgcgatattgactgcgtcctccgctcatagaaaactcagcTGTTTTCTCCACTCAAATCAAGCACTCCGTGCACTcacagccaatcacatagagcggcgcagggctgacgtcattttgtagtgccaaaacccggaaacatTTTAGTgctgcgagctccagcgcttgcgtgaggggaaatcatgacactaccacgatgctaaatggcactacagaggttgtcgaggacattaaacctcatcacgccgaacaggaaaaactcgcatttgcgactgaagTACTTTGTGCAACTGTGACTAAATATTTCTttgcaccggtgcgagtgaactgttcggagttgtataatacaattggaataaaaactacGGAaattccaaaatgcatctacactgtgcaacagttactttcacactgcttttcattatctcagtcaaccgaacaagtgtgtaaatactgcagagaagccattatgatgatgaGTAATActgaacatcatctgcttctgtCAACTCTCCGacctcacaaccgccatcttttattgatcacgcaaAATGACCTGGACTTTCACCTGCTCATGTAGACACAGCATCGGGGGgtgtaaattaataataatgctaacgctacaaggttggtttaattcaaacttctttattaaaaaattcctcaccaatcataatcaagagtagcaactgttcagaaaGAGTacgctgctgctctccttcacgCTCTTCACTAACTCAAATACATAGCGTagtcacttcatttaaacttaaGGTTgacagatatcactagaaaagtcagcaccagtttccatgttttgatttaataaccccaaaatcacaatattatcagcagacatggaacactgtactggggaactgATCtgaaaggaacaactgataaacaaacaaaaacagaaaactaaaaaaatgtaaagactgaaaatgtgcttagttataagtaaataaataattgaatctaaaaaatagatattataataatatatataatatataataaaatataaataaaatgagaaatgaaataatgtgtaATTACTATGTGTTGCACTTAATATCAATTACTCTTAGTTCACTACATTACATTGCATTACTCTTAGTTCGCTATCCCCTTAGAAAGCCactagcctttttcctaatatggatcatgcttgtattggtctacttttaattaggactctttattgtttaagatatttaaaaataaatattttatgcttgtatcaattaaccaacagtatttctcattgcttttattttaacttaattaacagtgagcagagagcttacatttaactgtttatgacagacttCCTGATTTaagcttaaataaaaaaagattggtatctggacaGGTATCGGTcaaaaaaatcctgatcggtgtgtccctaatgaacaccattaaactaaagagctttgcatctgacaggtaaatgaactcactcaatcacatcctatgagattattcagatatatacacaatatacacagagcggttcgagaactgtctccagcccagaaccatgatagtggaaaatgtctaatagtgtagctttaaatatatttaagaggagcagacttcaaagacaaggtggaacaggttaacggttgttttttgcatacagtctgtaaaattaactgaaaatattaaatttagtttatcagaaggtaaattaatgtcatggctcacactatgttcctaaattctgtcataattgacaagctcaagttttctcatgcctacttgtgtgttatattgtggcacattaacgctACCAGCTctcttaaaacaaaacaaaacaaaacaaaaaacactaaacttcagctgtgctcctaaatttttgtaatctcCTTTAAGAAAttgtcttgcgtctctcctcctgtaaacactgttattgccttttctgcattcgcctgaattgttttcatttagttgcatactgttatatttgatttcatattttcatgtggttgatggcatttttatttttacttatcctatattttgggtactattttatttaggttttgcttctacgagatgatgcactttaaggatcagtctaatttgatgcaaagatttgcacattagcaggaatgtagcacaacatggaggtgaaagcagcggtctgtttatttaaatgtggaagtacaataaaaatatgttgtccctaatatcaatgaataatcatgataatcgagatctcaatattgatcaaaataatcaggattatcattttggccataatcgtgtaGCCTtacaggcctgtatggtagagtggccagacggaagccactcctcagtaaaaggcacatgacagcccacctggagtttgccagaAGGCACCTGAacgactctcagaccaagacaaagattgaattctttggcctgaatggcaagcgtcatgtctggaggaaaccaggcaccactcatcacctggccaataccatccctacaatgaagcatggtggtggcagcatcgtgctgtgggaatgtttttcagtggcaggaactgggagactagtcaggatcaagggaaagctgaatgcagcaatgtacagagacatccttgaataaaacctgctccagagcactctagACCTCCAActtgatggagcttgagaggtcctgcaaagaagaatgggagaaactgcccaaaaataggtgtgccaagcttgtagcatcatactcaaaaagccttgaggctgtaattggtgccaaaggtgcttcaacaaagtattgagcaaaggctgtgaatacttatgtacatgtgcttttttgttttttatttttaataaatttgcaaagatttcaaacagacttctttcacgttgtcattatggggtattgtttgtagaattttgaggaaaacaatgaatttaatccattttggaataaggctgtaacatagcaaaatgtgggaaaagtgaagcgctgtgaatactttctggatgcactgtaaataaaattgtttctCTTGACCCCTGGTAAGGATAGTCTGCTCTCgtgttttggttttaattggGATCATCCGCTAATCGTACACCATTTTCCGTATTCTGTTTCATGAAGAAAGTTTGTTTATAAACTTACATTTgcgtaaaaatatttttcataatGTATGATCTAATAATGGTCTTAGCTTACCACATAGCCTACCATAAGATGTCTTTCTTGGAGTTGTTGAAACTGCTTGGGGACGAACCGAGCAGAATTTTGAAAGCGCCACACATCCTTCGTATGTAGTTCTCTGCGTAACTGTAAGTGTGTGCCCTGTCTCTCATGTTGCAACAACCAAGGCTTCACTGCACTATCTCTTTCGTTTCACTCTTCGTTTTTTCAGGTAAagacataatatagtaataGTGTAATATTGATTGTGGTTAAAGGATCATCCATTTTAAACCAGTATGACTGTCCATAAAAAGTAGGTTGGTGTTTGTTGGGGCAGCTTGAACATGACAGGAGTGTTTCCAAACATTCTAAATCCAACAgtaaacttttaaaagttttaaaagtgATTGTTGGCGtctgtgagtgcagtgtgaactGGGCTTAACTCGATCTTTGTCCTACAATGCTTTTGAGACACAGACGTTAGAACCATACTTTAATTCtcaccttattttttcttttttcttttctgtgtctctgtgttatgtattttttcttcttcctctcccaGGTGAAAGTGATGCACAAACAGCTTCTCCTTTTCCACAACGCAATCTCAGCCTACTTTGCTGGCAACCAGCAGCAGTTGGAACAGACCCTCAAGCAGTTCAACATAAAGCTCAAACCTCCCGGAGCTGACAAGCCCTCCTGGTTAGAGGAGCAGTGAAAGTGCTCGTAGTGCTCTCAGTCCTTCTGCAGGTTATCCTGACAGAGCAGGCACTAGAATAATGAGACAGACACAGCCCAGCCACTATGGCAGCAGCATAGTGAAAGGCTTACCATCCTGTAGCTGTTGTAGGAGCCCGGATCCCAAACTGCCTCCCCCCTCCATactttcctcctcttcttcctctgccTGACTGTCTCTTTGCTGAAATTGTGTTTGACCCTGAGAATAAGCACTACTCGTATCTACTTCACCCTAAAGGCTGGTCAAGTATTTGTTCGAACAAAAACTTAGTAACAACTGACCAAATCCTCCAGGAAATGTCAATCAGAACTCTAGTAGACTTtcaacttttctctctctttctctctctgctaaTTCCTCAACCCCATTGCCCACGAAACAACCCCCACCCCACTTTTCTCCACATGCAACATTTGGCTTCTGGATCTGGACTTGTAAATGTCTGAGAAAACTTGGTCCTAATTATTCAAAGGTTGAATTACTAGTCTGGTTGTAAATGACGTTTAGTTTATTTCATGAATGTCCTGGGGAAATTTGGGGCATGGCAAAAATGTGTGATTCCATGATGCAGAaggaaaaaataatgaattgatcCAGTTGGTGCAAAGTGCTTTTACATGATTGGATTCCTGATTGAGCCACGTGTCGGTTGTTTGAAATGAgttatttataaattttatgttgtgtgtttttctttttcaggttAGAACCACACTCCCATGTTATTCCCCCCATGTTATTCCCATGTTATTTTGTAGAAAGGAAAGCTGCAGTTGTTTGTAATCATTGTCCATTTGCTCCTGCTCATCCAAATTAGACAAGTTAGAAAAATTGTATTGTAATGTATTGTACAGTTGGGGTGTGACGCTAAACCAGTATGACTGTTTACTGTGATACAGTGAATGCTGACATTGTACAATACTGGTATCAATATCACAAACATTATTTTCAGGTATTATCAAAGGCAAAGAACGAACGTCTGTAGTGCAAAGAAATCCATGAGCTATCCAAATAACTTGGTTATCACTGTCATTGCAGTGTTATCATTTC
Coding sequences:
- the arfip2b gene encoding arfaptin-2b isoform X8; this encodes MTDNIMSKAATMEIPINSNGDSRTLGEDDGLEQAPKVQWGLNEKDLQQVMVSGPNLNETSIVSGGYGGTAEGIIPTSSIKGSSMHHSNSSSVMAEEATRGVAVEKFDMVKKWGLNTYKCTKQMISERFGRGSRTVDLELEAQIEVLRDTKRKYENVLRLARALTNHFYSMVQTQHALGDTFADLSQKSPELRDEFGYNAETQKLLCKNGETLLGAINFFVSSINTLVNKTMEDTLMTIKMYENARLEFDAYRADLEELNMGPRDAMTIARIDTAQEQFQIHKDKYERLRNDVSIKLKFLEENKVKVMHKQLLLFHNAISAYFAGNQQQLEQTLKQFNIKLKPPGADKPSWLEEQ
- the arfip2b gene encoding arfaptin-2b isoform X9, encoding MTDNIMSKAATMEIPINSNGDSRTLGEDDGLEQDLQQVMVSGPNLNETSIVSGGYGGTAEGIIPTSSIKGSSMHHSNSSSVMAEEATRGVAVEKFDMVKKWGLNTYKCTKQMISERFGRGSRTVDLELEAQIEVLRDTKRKYENVLRLARALTNHFYSMVQTQHALGDTFADLSQKSPELRDEFGYNAETQKLLCKNGETLLGAINFFVSSINTLVNKTMEDTLMTIKMYENARLEFDAYRADLEELNMGPRDAMTIARIDTAQEQFQIHKDKYERLRNDVSIKLKFLEENKVKVMHKQLLLFHNAISAYFAGNQQQLEQTLKQFNIKLKPPGADKPSWLEEQ
- the arfip2b gene encoding arfaptin-2b isoform X7, translated to MTDNIMSKAATMEIPINSNGDSRTLGEDDGLEQAPKVQWGLNEKVGRPPDQRDLQQVMVSGPNLNETSIVSGGYGGTAEGIIPTSSIKGSSMHHSNSSSVMAEEATRGVAVEKFDMVKKWGLNTYKCTKQMISERFGRGSRTVDLELEAQIEVLRDTKRKYENVLRLARALTNHFYSMVQTQHALGDTFADLSQKSPELRDEFGYNAETQKLLCKNGETLLGAINFFVSSINTLVNKTMEDTLMTIKMYENARLEFDAYRADLEELNMGPRDAMTIARIDTAQEQFQIHKDKYERLRNDVSIKLKFLEENKVKVMHKQLLLFHNAISAYFAGNQQQLEQTLKQFNIKLKPPGADKPSWLEEQ